A single genomic interval of Macaca nemestrina isolate mMacNem1 chromosome 14, mMacNem.hap1, whole genome shotgun sequence harbors:
- the LOC105481087 gene encoding solute carrier family 46 member 2, whose amino-acid sequence MSPEVTCPLRGHLPRFHPRTWVEPVVASSQMAASLYDAGLLLVVKASYGTGGSSNHSASPSPRGALEDQQQRAISNFYIIYNLVAGLSPLLFAYGLGWLSDRYHRKISICMSLLGFLLSRLGLLLKVLLDWPVEVLYGAAALNGLFGGFSAFWSGVMALGSLGSSEGRRSLRLILIDLILGLAGFCGSMASGHLFKQMAGHSGQGLILTACSVSCASFALLYSLLVLKVPESVAKPSQELPPADTVSGTVGTYRTLDPDQLDKQCAVGHPPSPGKAKPHKTTIALLFVGAIIYDLAVVGTVDVIPLFVLREPLSWNQVQVGYGMASGYTIFITSFLGVLVFSRCFRDTTMIMIGMVSFGSGALLLAFVKETYMFYIARAVMLFGLIPVTTIRSAMSKLIKGSSYGKVFVILQLSLALTGVVTSTLYNKIYQLTMDMFVGSCFALSSFLSFLAIIPISIVAYKQVPWSPYGDITEK is encoded by the exons ATGAGCCCCGAGGTCACCTGCCCGTTGAGGGGCCACCTGCCTCGCTTCCACCCGAGGACCTGGGTTGAGCCCGTGGTGGCCTCGTCCCAGATGGCTGCCTCCCTGTACGACGCGGGGCTACTCCTCGTGGTGAAGGCGTCCTACGGAACCGGAGGCTCCTCCAACCACAGCGCCAGCCCGTCGCCCCGGGGGGCTCTAGAGGACCAACAGCAGAGAGCCATCTCCAATTTCTACATCATCTACAACCTCGTGGCGGGCCTGTCGCCCCTGCTGTTCGCCTACGGGCTGGGATGGCTCAGCGACCGCTACCACCGCAAGATCTCCATCTGCATGTCGCTGCTGGGCTTCCTGCTCTCCCGCCTCGGGCTGCTGCTCAAGGTGTTGCTGGACTGGCCAGTGGAGGTGCTGTACGGGGCGGCGGCGCTGAACGGGCTGTTCGGCGGCTTCTCCGCCTTCTGGTCCGGGGTCATGGCGCTGGGATCGCTGGGCTCCTCCGAGGGCCGCCGCTCCTTGCGCCTCATCCTTATTGACCTGATCCTGGGCTTGGCGGGGTTCTGCGGCAGCATGGCTTCCGGGCATCTCTTCAAGCAGATGGCTGGGCACTCTGGGCAGGGCCTGATACTGACGGCCTGCAGCGTGAGCTGTGCCTCGTTTGCTCTGCTCTACAGCCTTTTGGTGCTAAAGGTCCCTGAGTCGGTGGCCAAACCCAGCCAGGAGCTCCCCCCCGCGGATACCGTGTCTGGCACAGTAGGCACATACCGCACCCTGGATCCTGATCAGTTGGACAAACAGTGTGCAGTGGGTCACCCTCCATCTCCTGGAAAAGCAAAACCCCATAAAACCACCATTGCCCTGCTCTTTGTGGGTGCTATCATATATGACCTGGCGGTGGTGGGCACAGTGGACGTGATCCCTCTTTTTGTGCTGAGGGAGCCTCTCAGTTGGAACCAAGTGCAGGTGGGCTATGGTATGGCTTCAGGGTACACCATCTTCATCACCAGCTTCCTGGGTGTCCTGGTCTTCTCCCGCTGCTTCCGGGACACCACCATGATCATGATTGGGATGGTGTCCTTTGGGTCAGGAGCCCtccttttggcttttgtgaaaGAGACATACATGTTCTATATTG CTCGAGCCGTCATGCTGTTTGGTCTCATCCCCGTCACAACCATCCGATCAGCTATGTCCAAACTCATAAAGGGCTCCTCTTATG GAAAGGTGTTTGTCATACTGCAGCTGTCCTTGGCTCTGACTGGCGTGGTGACATCGACCTTGTACAACAAGATCTATCAGCTCACCATGGACATGTTTGTGGGCTCCTGCTTtgctctctcctcctttctctccttcctggcCATCATCCCAATTAG CATCGTGGCCTATAAACAAGTCCCATGGTCACCATATGGAGACATCACAGAGAAATGA